Proteins from a single region of Oryza brachyantha chromosome 6, ObraRS2, whole genome shotgun sequence:
- the LOC102721286 gene encoding peroxidase 2-like: MAFSPRAVVVASIAALLVAVVAEGYHGEFTASYYDKTCPDAQNIVRTVMERSVAANPRMAPAILRLFFHDCFVNGCDASVLLNSTDSMPSEKDELPNASLAGFDVVDKIKEELEKKCPATVSCADVLALASRDAVAMLGGPNWSVLLGRKDSLYVAKNATEELPDPKGDLEQLRDMFGKHGLDERDLTALSGAHSVGKAHSCDNFRERIDGYGYDDIDPSYAAQLRRSCEPNCDEAAGVPFDQRTPMKFDTLYYQDLLAKRGLLATDQALYAQGSFAGELVLTYSRNQEAFFADFVTAMVKMGNILPEPWTPAEVRLKCSVANGRY; encoded by the exons ATGGCGTTTAGCCCTagagccgtcgtcgtcgcgtcgATTGCTGCTCTACTCGTCGCGGTTGTCGCTGAGGGCTACCACGGCGAGTTCACGGCGAGTTACTACGACAAGACGTGCCCTGACGCGCAGAACATCGTCCGCACGGTGATGGAGCGGAGTGTCGCCGCCAACCCCAGGATGGCGCCGGCCATCCTCCGCCTCTTCTTCCACGACTGCTTCGTCAAC GGTTGTGATGCTTCCGTCCTCCTCAACAGCACGGATTCCATGCCGAGCGAGAAGGACGAACTGCCCAacgcctccctcgccggcTTCGATGTGGTCGACAAGATCAAGGAGGAGCTCGAGAAGAAGTGCCCGGCCACCGTCTCCTGCGCCGACGTCCTAGCGCTGGCAtcccgcgacgccgtcgccatgcTCGGCGGGCCCAACTGGAGCGTGCTGCTCGGCCGCAAGGACTCGCTCTACGTCGCCAAGAACGCCACGGAGGAGCTCCCGGACCCGAAAGGCGACCTCGAACAGCTCCGCGACATGTTTGGCAAGCACGGCCTCGACGAACGCGACCTCACCGCGCTCTCCGGCGCGCACAGCGTCGGCAAGGCGCACAGCTGCGACAACTTCAGGGAGCGCATCGACGGCTACGGCTACGACGACATCGACCCCTCCTACGCGGCGCAGCTCCGGCGGTCGTGCGAGCCCAActgcgacgaggcggcgggcgTGCCGTTCGACCAGCGGACGCCGATGAAGTTCGACACGCTCTACTACCAGGACCTGCTCGCCAAGCGGGGGCTCCTCGCCACCGACCAGGCGCTCTACGCCCAAGGAAGTTTTGCCGGCGAGCTGGTGCTCACCTACTCCCGCAACCAGGAGGCGTTCTTCGCCGACTTCGTGACGGCGATGGTGAAGATGGGGAACATACTCCCGGAGCCGTGGACTCCGGCGGAGGTGAGGCTCAAGTGCTCGGTGGCCAACGGCCGTTATTGA